A single genomic interval of Rosistilla ulvae harbors:
- a CDS encoding HD domain-containing phosphohydrolase has translation MTYRVLFVDDNQKVLNSIARQFDGVLDYQTANGPHEAMELLDPENPFAVVVSDMRMPKMNGAELLTHVRKVTPDTVRIMLSGYADLQATIQAVNEGNIARFLSKPCPRELLERAIREGLDHYQLVTGQRELLEGTLQGSVTVLCAILSLVHPLAFGRVSQVQRIALAIGDQMQLESIWDLKIASMLFPLGCVSLSERALECMLEGKPVPDEERGAYEQHPSVARAMLQEIPRLENVAAIVAYQEKCFDGSGLPNDDIAGADIPIGARVLKAALHFEIALKQLSDPAAALAKLQTQSELYDPDVLEALHQQVESGLCQSARRTVSLEELRPGMVLAADVRLEGGKLVVASGQKLTDSIRRNLETFCEFGQIASSFEVEAASGAERSELEAIC, from the coding sequence ATGACCTATCGAGTCCTGTTCGTCGATGATAATCAGAAAGTGTTGAACAGTATCGCGCGCCAATTCGACGGGGTGCTCGATTACCAAACGGCCAACGGTCCCCATGAAGCGATGGAATTGTTAGATCCCGAGAATCCGTTTGCGGTCGTCGTGTCCGATATGCGGATGCCTAAAATGAACGGGGCGGAACTGCTGACCCACGTCCGCAAGGTGACCCCAGACACGGTGCGGATCATGCTGTCGGGATATGCCGATCTGCAGGCGACAATCCAAGCGGTCAACGAAGGGAACATCGCCCGGTTTCTGTCGAAGCCCTGTCCGCGGGAACTGCTGGAACGGGCGATTCGCGAGGGCTTGGATCATTACCAATTGGTGACTGGACAACGCGAATTGCTTGAAGGGACGTTGCAAGGGAGCGTCACCGTGCTGTGCGCAATCCTCTCGTTGGTCCATCCGTTGGCTTTTGGGCGGGTTAGCCAAGTGCAACGGATCGCGCTTGCGATCGGCGATCAAATGCAGCTCGAAAGCATCTGGGATTTGAAGATCGCATCGATGCTGTTCCCGCTAGGCTGTGTTTCGCTGTCTGAACGTGCGCTTGAATGTATGCTCGAAGGGAAGCCTGTTCCGGATGAAGAGCGGGGTGCCTACGAACAGCATCCATCGGTTGCCCGCGCGATGTTGCAAGAGATTCCGCGGCTTGAAAACGTCGCCGCCATCGTCGCCTATCAAGAAAAGTGTTTTGATGGCAGCGGACTGCCAAACGACGACATCGCGGGAGCCGACATTCCCATCGGGGCTCGCGTGCTCAAAGCGGCACTCCATTTTGAGATCGCGCTGAAACAGTTGTCCGATCCTGCGGCGGCGCTAGCCAAACTGCAGACCCAATCGGAACTGTACGATCCCGATGTCCTCGAAGCGTTGCATCAGCAGGTTGAATCGGGCTTGTGCCAAAGTGCGCGGCGAACGGTGTCGTTGGAAGAATTGCGGCCAGGTATGGTTCTGGCAGCCGATGTGCGTTTGGAAGGGGGCAAGTTGGTGGTCGCCAGCGGTCAAAAGCTGACCGATTCGATTCGCCGCAACCTGGAGACATTTTGCGAGTTCGGCCAAATCGCTAGCAGCTTTGAAGTCGAAGCGGCCAGTGGTGCAGAGCGGTCCGAACTCGAAGCCATCT
- a CDS encoding HDOD domain-containing protein: protein MFVDDEPQILRAISRMLDCADVDWDFRTAPSGREAIDALQGACVDILVTDMRMPGMDGAELLDHVRRHHPETSRVILSGQADRDTMYRAVLPMHQFLSKPCDAQTLRDVLARTDSIRSTYGSRQAHRMVGEISSLPSTPGMLERIVAEVNSKHGSIQKVGGLLACDPGLTAKTLQLANSAMFGNNGSEFSATQAARAIGIEAMQALVSMLEYLTPIEIPQIAGFCFEQYVDHAQRVARIGCQIARLEGLNLQCQRESYTAGLLHDIGRLVSVSHVDSQPALVGAGSNSGGRHFWQPKPQISEVADDNLGGYLLGLWGLPHEIVQAVAHHRRPAECRTDHPTTAAVVCAADCIAHESFDPWSDAETEQCEALLAKLGLPGRLNAWRSAVTDKE from the coding sequence ATGTTTGTGGACGACGAGCCGCAGATCCTGCGGGCGATCAGTCGCATGCTGGACTGTGCCGACGTCGATTGGGACTTTCGAACCGCACCGAGCGGTCGCGAGGCGATCGACGCGTTGCAGGGGGCGTGCGTTGATATTTTAGTGACGGACATGCGGATGCCAGGGATGGATGGAGCGGAGTTGTTGGATCATGTCCGTCGTCACCATCCGGAAACGTCCCGGGTTATTTTGTCGGGGCAGGCCGATCGCGACACGATGTACCGCGCCGTGTTGCCGATGCATCAATTCCTATCCAAACCATGTGATGCGCAAACGCTCCGCGATGTGCTGGCTCGGACCGATTCGATTCGATCGACATACGGCAGTCGCCAAGCGCATCGAATGGTTGGCGAGATTTCTTCTCTGCCCAGCACGCCAGGCATGTTGGAACGGATTGTGGCAGAGGTGAATTCGAAGCATGGTTCGATACAAAAGGTTGGCGGATTGCTCGCTTGCGATCCAGGTTTGACTGCGAAGACGTTGCAGTTAGCGAATTCGGCGATGTTCGGAAACAATGGGAGCGAGTTCAGTGCGACGCAAGCGGCTCGAGCGATCGGGATCGAAGCGATGCAAGCGTTGGTCTCGATGTTGGAGTATTTGACGCCTATTGAAATTCCACAGATCGCGGGGTTTTGTTTCGAGCAATACGTCGACCACGCCCAGCGAGTGGCGCGAATCGGTTGTCAGATCGCCCGGCTGGAGGGATTGAATTTGCAATGCCAGCGGGAATCGTATACCGCCGGGTTGTTGCACGATATCGGCCGACTGGTTTCGGTCAGCCATGTCGATTCGCAGCCCGCGTTGGTCGGCGCCGGATCGAACTCTGGCGGTCGCCATTTTTGGCAACCTAAACCGCAGATCAGCGAGGTAGCAGATGACAACCTCGGTGGGTATTTGCTGGGGTTGTGGGGGCTTCCTCATGAGATCGTTCAAGCGGTGGCGCACCACCGCCGCCCCGCGGAATGTCGCACCGATCACCCGACCACCGCTGCGGTTGTCTGTGCTGCCGATTGTATCGCGCACGAATCTTTCGATCCGTGGTCCGATGCAGAGACCGAACAATGTGAAGCCTTGCTTGCGAAGTTAGGCCTACCAGGAAGATTGAATGCTTGGCGTAGTGCCGTCACTGACAAGGAATAA
- the rph gene encoding ribonuclease PH, whose product MDRPANQIREVSIERHYLKSSPGSVLYRCGETVVLCTASVSTSLPKWREGSGKGWVTAEYNMLPHSTSSRKQRDRGGKVDGRTTEIQRLIGRSLRAVVDLEALGELAVNIDCDVLQADGGTRTASITGGFIALVDAVESALPGSQIGDGPIRDYVAAISSGVIDNTVYLDLDYRLDSAADVDMNIVMTGAGRFVELQGTGEEATFDNDQLTQLLASGKQGIDQLVSLQKQALQK is encoded by the coding sequence ATGGATCGCCCCGCAAACCAAATCCGCGAAGTTTCGATCGAACGCCATTACTTAAAGTCGTCCCCCGGGAGCGTCTTGTATCGCTGTGGTGAAACGGTGGTGCTGTGCACCGCGTCGGTCTCGACATCGCTGCCGAAGTGGCGCGAAGGATCGGGCAAGGGCTGGGTGACTGCCGAATACAACATGTTGCCTCACAGCACCTCCTCGCGTAAGCAACGCGATCGGGGTGGCAAAGTCGACGGGCGGACGACCGAGATCCAACGACTGATCGGCCGCAGCCTGCGAGCTGTCGTCGACCTCGAAGCGCTCGGCGAACTGGCGGTGAACATCGATTGCGATGTCCTGCAAGCCGATGGTGGTACGCGAACCGCGTCGATCACCGGCGGATTCATCGCGTTGGTCGATGCCGTCGAATCGGCCCTGCCTGGTTCGCAAATCGGCGATGGCCCGATCCGCGATTACGTCGCGGCGATCAGCTCCGGCGTGATCGACAACACGGTCTACCTGGACCTCGATTACCGCCTGGATTCCGCTGCCGATGTCGACATGAACATCGTGATGACAGGTGCCGGGCGATTTGTTGAACTGCAGGGGACCGGCGAAGAGGCGACCTTCGATAACGACCAACTGACGCAGTTGTTGGCGTCGGGAAAACAAGGGATCGATCAATTGGTCTCGCTGCAAAAGCAAGCGTTGCAAAAATAG
- a CDS encoding NADPH-dependent assimilatory sulfite reductase hemoprotein subunit, translating to MSTDAPKLSPVEGFKDESRYLRGTIPDELQADTDHFGKGDLQLLKFHGTYQQDDRDSRKSPGGKTYSFMIRTRIPSGVLTSEQFLAHLDLCDEFGNSTMKLTTRQAIQLHGVPKTDLKTTIARINECGLSTLAACGDVNRNVMCCPAKRSDSIHDQIQSTAMDLAMHLAPRTISYRQCWLVDDETGEKQMLQDEKSPEEVEPIYGKTYLPRKFKIGIALPEDNCIDVYTQDLGMIAVVRDGKVIGYNFTVGGGMGTTPSAAKTFPALGKRMAFVKAEDVLKVAEAVVIVQRDNGNRADRKVARLKYLIAEWGIEKFRDAVEKHLGAPLDDCTEDDVHGFDDHIGWQDQGDGTWSYGLNVENGRLSDGPERQWKACFREICSELKPEIRLTSHQSAILCDIAPEDKPKLTEILKKHGIPVSEEVSTVRRWSMACVGLPTCGLSITESERALPQMIDELEAPLAKLGLDKDAFTIRMTGCPNGCARPYNADIGLVGKAKGKYTVFVGGALLGNRLNFIFRDLVPTEEVPSTLVSVFTAYKNYRQESETLGDFCARVGKDELEKLCSTPA from the coding sequence ATGTCCACCGATGCTCCCAAGCTGAGCCCCGTCGAAGGTTTTAAGGACGAATCACGTTATCTTCGCGGCACGATCCCCGACGAACTGCAAGCGGACACCGATCACTTTGGCAAAGGCGATTTGCAGTTGTTGAAGTTCCACGGCACGTACCAACAGGACGATCGCGATTCCCGCAAATCGCCGGGCGGGAAAACCTATTCGTTCATGATTCGCACCCGCATCCCGTCGGGCGTGCTCACTTCGGAACAATTCCTCGCTCACTTGGATCTCTGTGACGAATTCGGCAATTCGACGATGAAGCTGACCACGCGTCAGGCGATTCAGTTGCACGGCGTCCCGAAAACCGATCTGAAGACAACGATTGCGCGAATCAACGAGTGTGGTCTGTCGACTCTTGCTGCTTGCGGCGACGTCAATCGTAACGTGATGTGTTGCCCAGCCAAACGCAGCGACAGCATCCACGATCAGATCCAGTCGACCGCGATGGACCTGGCGATGCACTTGGCACCACGCACGATCTCTTACCGCCAATGCTGGTTGGTCGACGATGAAACGGGCGAGAAACAGATGCTGCAGGACGAGAAGTCGCCCGAAGAAGTCGAACCGATCTACGGCAAGACCTATCTACCGCGGAAGTTCAAGATCGGGATCGCACTGCCCGAGGACAACTGTATCGACGTCTATACCCAGGATCTGGGGATGATCGCTGTCGTTCGCGATGGCAAGGTGATCGGATACAACTTCACCGTCGGTGGCGGCATGGGCACAACCCCATCGGCAGCGAAGACCTTCCCGGCGTTGGGAAAACGGATGGCATTTGTCAAAGCCGAAGATGTCCTGAAGGTCGCCGAAGCTGTTGTGATCGTCCAACGCGACAACGGCAACCGGGCCGACCGCAAGGTCGCTCGTCTGAAGTACTTGATCGCCGAGTGGGGAATCGAAAAATTCCGCGACGCTGTCGAGAAGCATCTCGGCGCTCCATTGGACGATTGCACCGAAGACGATGTTCACGGCTTCGACGATCACATCGGCTGGCAAGACCAAGGCGATGGCACGTGGTCCTATGGCCTGAACGTCGAAAACGGCCGTCTGTCCGACGGCCCCGAACGCCAATGGAAGGCTTGCTTCCGCGAAATCTGCAGCGAACTGAAGCCCGAAATTCGTTTGACTTCGCATCAGAGCGCGATCCTCTGCGACATCGCTCCCGAAGACAAACCGAAGCTGACCGAGATCCTCAAGAAGCACGGCATTCCGGTTTCCGAAGAGGTCAGCACGGTTCGCCGCTGGTCGATGGCCTGTGTCGGTCTGCCGACTTGTGGTTTGTCGATCACCGAAAGCGAACGAGCTTTGCCACAAATGATCGACGAACTCGAAGCTCCATTGGCCAAACTGGGACTCGACAAAGACGCCTTCACGATCCGAATGACCGGATGCCCTAACGGATGTGCTCGCCCGTATAACGCCGACATCGGATTGGTCGGTAAAGCGAAAGGTAAGTACACCGTGTTTGTGGGAGGTGCGTTGTTGGGGAACCGATTGAACTTCATCTTCCGCGATTTGGTCCCTACCGAAGAAGTCCCATCGACTTTGGTCAGCGTCTTCACCGCGTACAAGAACTACCGACAAGAGAGCGAAACGCTCGGCGACTTCTGCGCCCGCGTCGGTAAAGATGAGCTCGAGAAGTTGTGCTCGACGCCCGCTTAA
- the folD gene encoding bifunctional methylenetetrahydrofolate dehydrogenase/methenyltetrahydrofolate cyclohydrolase FolD, which produces MTARILDGKAIAAEIRGETAQQTADWIAKGGKQPCLAAVLVGSDPASEVYVRNKQRACERAGIDSQLHRLDASTSQAELIAVVERLNNDPHVDGILVQLPLPAGLDEREVLDVVAPMKDVDAFSPENVGLLVQGRPRFLPCTPHGVVQLLKRCEIPVPGKHVVVIGRSDIVGKPMALLLAARDGSCGPEAANATVTIAHSQSDDLEGIVRSGDIIVAAVGRPEMVRGSWLKPGAVVIDVGINRVGDRLVGDVHFEEASAVASAITPVPGGVGPLTIAMLLQNTLMAAKLKTGEA; this is translated from the coding sequence GTGACAGCAAGAATTCTCGATGGCAAAGCAATCGCTGCGGAGATTCGCGGCGAGACGGCTCAACAGACCGCAGACTGGATCGCCAAGGGCGGAAAGCAGCCCTGTCTGGCCGCCGTCTTGGTTGGATCAGACCCCGCTAGCGAGGTCTATGTTCGGAACAAGCAGCGGGCGTGTGAGCGAGCCGGTATCGACAGCCAATTGCATCGCTTGGATGCGTCGACGTCGCAGGCCGAACTGATTGCGGTGGTCGAGCGTTTGAACAACGATCCCCACGTCGATGGAATCCTTGTCCAGTTGCCGCTGCCGGCTGGGTTGGACGAGCGCGAAGTTCTCGACGTCGTCGCCCCGATGAAAGATGTCGACGCCTTCAGTCCCGAAAATGTCGGTTTGCTGGTCCAAGGACGCCCTCGATTTTTGCCCTGCACACCGCACGGCGTCGTGCAGTTGCTGAAGCGTTGCGAGATTCCAGTTCCCGGCAAACATGTCGTCGTGATCGGTCGCAGCGATATCGTCGGCAAACCGATGGCGCTGCTGTTGGCCGCTCGCGACGGAAGCTGTGGCCCCGAAGCAGCCAATGCAACAGTGACGATCGCCCATTCGCAGAGCGATGATTTGGAAGGAATCGTCCGCAGTGGCGATATCATCGTCGCTGCCGTCGGCCGACCTGAAATGGTTCGCGGATCGTGGCTCAAGCCCGGCGCGGTCGTGATCGATGTCGGCATCAATCGCGTCGGCGATCGCTTAGTCGGTGACGTCCACTTTGAAGAAGCGAGTGCCGTCGCCAGCGCAATCACTCCGGTTCCCGGTGGCGTCGGTCCGCTGACGATCGCGATGTTGTTGCAAAACACGTTGATGGCCGCAAAACTGAAAACCGGCGAAGCGTGA
- a CDS encoding FKBP-type peptidyl-prolyl cis-trans isomerase, which yields MILACVSCAGAGSSVGPGPRDPDAPTDFTKTESGLKYRILRAGDGAKPVTTDEVTVHYRGWLDDQTIFDSSYKRGAPATFRLDQVVPGWTEGLQLVDEGGMIELTIPSHLGYGEAGAGGTIPGGATLHFIVELIKIN from the coding sequence ATGATCTTGGCCTGCGTCTCCTGCGCTGGCGCTGGTAGCTCTGTAGGGCCGGGGCCGCGCGATCCCGATGCCCCCACCGATTTCACGAAAACCGAAAGCGGTCTGAAGTATCGGATCTTGCGTGCTGGCGACGGAGCGAAGCCGGTCACAACCGACGAAGTGACAGTCCACTACCGAGGCTGGCTGGACGACCAAACGATCTTCGATAGCTCCTACAAGCGCGGCGCCCCGGCAACCTTCCGCTTGGATCAAGTTGTTCCCGGATGGACCGAGGGTCTGCAGTTGGTCGACGAAGGAGGAATGATCGAATTGACAATTCCTTCGCACCTGGGCTACGGCGAAGCGGGAGCCGGCGGAACAATTCCCGGCGGTGCGACGCTGCACTTCATCGTCGAACTGATCAAAATCAATTGA
- the hflX gene encoding GTPase HflX, producing the protein MRDEQRIESLASERSVLVRLLLPAHKSEVDPLAELTGLATTAGTEVVGGIVQRREKPDQKTFIGKGKVNELKGLIDQFEADVVIFDNDLYPGQTRNLEQALHTKVIDRTELILDIFASNAQTYEARLSVELAQLEYSLPRLKRMWTHLSRQSMGVGMRGPGETQLEVDRRLVETRIHELRESLQKVERRRERQVAARSDNATVSLVGYTNAGKSTLMNALTGADVEAADKLFATLDTRTRRWQLIGWGPVLLSDTVGFIRDLPHRLIASFKATLEEARQAELLLHVADASNPAVLDQIHAVYKVLEEIGIEEKDTLLVLNKIDAIESRQLLERIVDRYPNALTCSAKAGIGLKELSLAVGDALSREFLDLHVDIDPANGKLQAYLSAKGEVLSREMTSEVITVHCRMPRKTLGEIRRTALQVRSGDSRPLPPEPTEDDFRPRKKNETIESE; encoded by the coding sequence GTGCGAGACGAGCAACGAATTGAAAGTTTAGCCAGCGAACGGAGTGTGCTGGTCCGTCTGCTACTGCCTGCCCACAAATCGGAGGTCGATCCGCTGGCCGAGCTGACGGGCTTGGCCACCACGGCCGGAACCGAAGTCGTCGGTGGAATCGTGCAGCGACGCGAGAAGCCCGACCAGAAGACGTTCATCGGAAAGGGAAAGGTCAACGAACTCAAAGGGTTGATCGACCAATTTGAAGCCGACGTGGTGATCTTCGACAACGATCTGTATCCAGGTCAGACACGCAACCTCGAGCAAGCGCTGCATACCAAAGTGATCGACCGAACCGAGTTGATCTTGGATATCTTCGCCTCCAATGCCCAGACCTATGAAGCTCGACTGTCGGTCGAATTGGCTCAGCTGGAATATTCGCTGCCGCGGCTGAAACGGATGTGGACTCACCTGTCGCGTCAATCGATGGGCGTCGGCATGCGTGGCCCGGGTGAAACTCAATTGGAGGTCGACCGCCGATTGGTCGAAACCCGGATCCATGAACTGCGGGAATCGCTGCAGAAGGTCGAACGTCGGCGCGAGCGTCAGGTAGCCGCCCGCAGCGACAACGCCACGGTTTCGTTGGTCGGTTACACCAACGCCGGCAAGAGCACGTTAATGAATGCGTTGACGGGAGCGGATGTCGAAGCGGCCGACAAATTGTTTGCGACGCTCGATACGCGAACCCGACGCTGGCAACTGATCGGCTGGGGCCCGGTTTTGTTGAGCGATACGGTAGGATTCATCCGCGATCTGCCTCACCGCTTGATCGCCAGTTTTAAGGCGACGCTGGAAGAGGCCCGGCAGGCGGAGTTGTTGTTGCACGTAGCCGATGCCAGCAACCCGGCGGTGCTGGATCAAATCCACGCTGTCTACAAGGTGCTCGAAGAGATCGGCATCGAAGAAAAAGATACGCTGCTGGTTCTGAACAAAATCGATGCGATCGAATCGCGACAGCTGCTGGAGCGGATCGTCGATCGGTATCCCAATGCACTGACTTGTAGCGCCAAGGCAGGGATCGGATTAAAAGAACTCTCGCTGGCGGTCGGCGACGCCCTCAGTCGTGAATTTTTGGATTTGCACGTTGACATCGATCCAGCCAATGGCAAACTGCAAGCTTATCTAAGTGCCAAGGGAGAGGTGTTGTCGCGCGAGATGACATCGGAGGTGATCACGGTTCATTGCCGCATGCCGCGGAAGACCTTGGGTGAGATTCGACGCACCGCGTTGCAGGTTCGCAGCGGCGACAGTCGCCCGCTGCCGCCGGAGCCTACCGAAGACGACTTTCGCCCGAGGAAAAAGAACGAGACAATCGAGTCTGAATAA
- a CDS encoding sialate O-acetylesterase, whose translation MTSIIPTPLTGTPLPRRLFSTLALGLCCLLTSAAPSLGEDPASDKASPAAVVPKDPQQFHLFLLVGQSNMAGRGKVTAEDQKTDPRVLMFDKANQWVPAKDPLHFDKPGIAGVGLGKTFALDYAADHPGVTVGLIPCAVGGSSINVWKPGGFHKQTKSHPWDDCQARTQLALPAGTLKGIMWHQGESDAGKSSAPGYQEKLHDLIARFRADLQAPEVPFLAGQLGQFPDRPWSDSKRLVDAAHRGLPESVPFTAFVPSDGLTPKSDNVHFDAASMREFGHRYYKAYQGLQVK comes from the coding sequence GTGACTTCAATCATCCCCACCCCGCTCACCGGAACGCCTCTGCCGCGTCGACTCTTCTCAACACTTGCCCTTGGACTCTGCTGTCTTCTGACGAGCGCGGCTCCTTCATTAGGCGAAGATCCCGCATCGGACAAGGCGTCCCCCGCGGCTGTTGTCCCCAAAGATCCACAGCAGTTCCATCTGTTCCTGCTGGTCGGACAATCGAACATGGCCGGGCGAGGCAAGGTAACCGCTGAGGACCAAAAGACGGACCCGCGAGTGTTGATGTTCGACAAAGCCAACCAATGGGTTCCGGCCAAAGACCCGCTGCATTTTGATAAGCCAGGAATTGCGGGCGTTGGGCTCGGGAAGACCTTTGCGTTGGACTACGCCGCCGATCACCCCGGCGTCACCGTCGGCCTGATCCCTTGCGCCGTCGGCGGATCGTCGATCAACGTCTGGAAACCGGGCGGGTTCCACAAACAGACAAAGTCGCATCCGTGGGACGATTGCCAAGCGCGAACGCAACTGGCGCTCCCAGCGGGAACCTTAAAAGGAATCATGTGGCACCAGGGAGAATCGGATGCGGGAAAATCATCCGCACCGGGCTACCAGGAAAAACTTCACGATCTGATCGCTCGATTCCGCGCCGACCTGCAAGCTCCTGAGGTTCCCTTCCTGGCTGGACAACTCGGCCAGTTTCCCGATCGGCCATGGAGCGATTCGAAGCGATTGGTCGATGCTGCGCATCGAGGTCTGCCCGAATCGGTCCCCTTCACCGCCTTTGTGCCCAGCGATGGGCTGACGCCGAAAAGCGACAACGTCCACTTCGACGCCGCATCGATGCGTGAATTCGGGCATCGTTACTACAAGGCATACCAAGGCTTGCAAGTAAAATAG
- a CDS encoding GNAT family N-acetyltransferase yields the protein MLIRDAVQSDLDAIFEILNHEILTGVNTFKLDPLSPAQQQAWWQLHTADAFPVLAAEDPAAALMGWASLSPWSLTAGGYHRTSEVSVWIGEPFRGQGVGKALFAALIDRAHRIGHRVLLSKVEASNQASLALHHRFGFRDVGIMHGVGDKFDRELDVAILELDLRQSN from the coding sequence ATGCTCATTCGCGATGCGGTCCAATCGGATTTGGATGCCATCTTCGAGATTTTGAATCACGAAATCCTTACCGGCGTCAACACCTTCAAATTGGATCCGCTGTCGCCCGCGCAACAGCAAGCGTGGTGGCAACTGCACACCGCCGACGCGTTTCCCGTCTTGGCAGCGGAAGACCCGGCGGCGGCGTTGATGGGCTGGGCCTCGCTTTCTCCCTGGTCGCTGACCGCCGGCGGATACCACCGCACCAGCGAAGTGTCGGTCTGGATCGGTGAGCCTTTTCGCGGCCAGGGCGTCGGGAAAGCACTGTTTGCCGCGCTGATCGACCGAGCCCATCGGATCGGACACCGCGTGCTGCTGTCGAAAGTCGAAGCCTCCAATCAAGCCAGTCTCGCGTTGCATCACAGGTTTGGGTTCCGCGATGTTGGTATCATGCATGGTGTCGGAGACAAGTTCGACCGCGAATTGGACGTTGCGATCTTGGAACTCGACTTGCGTCAATCAAACTAA
- a CDS encoding DUF1559 domain-containing protein translates to MNRAAFSIFFQFCLLSGLGSIAVAQPASDGRMSKEFIPGEAIAMIQIHPRAILQDPAMRLAPIEVASAAGIHYVGIDPIDVLTVRLVIGMPGPGGPEFGVVATLDKPIAIESLNPNVIDRENKRDVDGKTFYTIPNSPPNAVLHQISPTQLIFGTEYFVTQMLSDRITGGPLGHLVSQTVDNGQAQALIVVEPIRPVLSGFVNQALLQAPEELQDLSRLPELLDSIELRYAAETGFAGDMTLNASDDVSAEEMELVIERTRLYGRDTLLQSIPQLLNEEGPVADSMRAYGVRLTNTLFDMIRPKAKGRSIVINTSDIQVDVASAGMLVGLLLPAVQAAREAARRMSCSNNLKQLALAVHNYHDTHKKLPSNIVDKQGKPLLSWRVALLPYLEQNELYSQFRLDEPWNSPHNLPLAERMPALFACPSGPQVPGKTAYQVPLGKGLSMLSDNPLRFRDIIDGTSNTVMFVETSPELAVDWTAPEDWTYDANDPLGGLGGHHPGGFHVAMLDGSVRFVALEIDPVLWYKLLTRGGLEVVEPF, encoded by the coding sequence ATGAATCGTGCTGCGTTTTCGATCTTCTTTCAATTTTGTTTGCTATCCGGCCTCGGTTCAATCGCCGTCGCACAACCCGCCAGCGATGGCCGGATGTCCAAAGAGTTCATTCCAGGCGAAGCGATCGCGATGATCCAGATCCATCCGCGAGCGATCCTGCAAGATCCCGCGATGCGGTTGGCACCGATCGAAGTCGCATCGGCGGCCGGCATACACTACGTCGGGATCGACCCGATCGATGTACTGACGGTTCGTCTTGTAATTGGCATGCCGGGCCCTGGCGGTCCTGAGTTTGGTGTCGTGGCGACGCTCGACAAACCGATCGCGATCGAAAGCCTGAATCCGAATGTGATCGACCGCGAGAACAAACGCGACGTCGATGGAAAGACTTTTTATACGATCCCCAACTCGCCCCCCAACGCCGTCCTGCATCAAATCAGTCCAACGCAATTGATCTTTGGTACCGAATATTTCGTCACGCAGATGTTGTCGGATCGGATCACCGGCGGCCCGCTGGGGCATCTGGTCAGCCAGACCGTCGACAACGGACAGGCTCAGGCGCTGATCGTGGTCGAACCGATCCGGCCGGTCTTGTCGGGATTTGTGAATCAGGCGTTGCTGCAAGCACCCGAAGAGCTGCAAGATTTGAGCCGATTGCCCGAGCTGCTCGATTCGATCGAACTGCGTTATGCAGCTGAAACAGGTTTCGCCGGCGACATGACACTCAACGCCAGCGACGATGTTTCGGCCGAAGAGATGGAATTGGTGATCGAGCGGACGCGTCTATACGGTCGCGATACGCTACTGCAATCGATTCCACAACTGTTGAATGAAGAGGGCCCGGTGGCCGATTCGATGCGAGCTTATGGTGTCCGCCTGACCAACACGCTGTTCGACATGATCCGCCCCAAAGCCAAGGGCCGCAGTATCGTGATCAACACCTCCGACATTCAGGTCGACGTCGCATCGGCTGGCATGCTGGTCGGGCTGCTGCTGCCCGCGGTCCAAGCGGCTCGCGAAGCGGCCCGGCGAATGTCCTGTTCAAACAATCTGAAGCAGCTTGCGTTAGCGGTTCACAATTATCACGACACGCATAAAAAGCTGCCTTCGAACATCGTCGACAAACAGGGGAAACCGCTGCTCAGCTGGCGCGTGGCGTTGCTGCCGTATCTGGAACAGAACGAATTGTATTCGCAATTCCGGCTCGACGAGCCATGGAACAGTCCGCACAATCTCCCCTTGGCCGAGCGAATGCCCGCCTTGTTTGCTTGCCCTAGCGGCCCTCAGGTTCCTGGCAAAACAGCCTACCAAGTCCCGCTGGGCAAAGGGCTGTCGATGTTGTCCGATAATCCGCTCCGCTTCCGCGACATCATCGATGGAACCAGCAACACCGTGATGTTTGTGGAGACTTCGCCTGAGTTGGCTGTCGATTGGACCGCCCCAGAGGATTGGACCTACGACGCCAACGATCCGCTTGGCGGTTTGGGAGGCCATCATCCCGGCGGCTTTCACGTTGCAATGCTCGATGGATCGGTCCGATTTGTGGCTTTGGAAATCGATCCCGTGCTGTGGTACAAATTGCTGACTCGCGGTGGTCTCGAAGTGGTCGAGCCGTTTTAA